A single genomic interval of Brevundimonas diminuta harbors:
- a CDS encoding TerD family protein — protein sequence MVSLTKGQTVNLTKNGGAGLNRVVMGLGWDVAMKKGLFGTRPGPPVDLDASCAMFDRQGELIDTIWFGQLKSRDGSVVHTGDNRTGDGDGDDEQILVDLNQLPASVSTLVFTVNSFTGITFEKIENATCRIVDQDNNEELARYELSGSGGHTAQIMAKISRASGAWQMTAIGERTSGRTMHDLMPAIRARL from the coding sequence ATGGTTAGCCTTACCAAGGGGCAAACGGTCAATTTAACCAAGAACGGGGGCGCAGGACTCAATCGAGTCGTCATGGGCTTGGGTTGGGACGTGGCCATGAAGAAAGGTCTCTTCGGAACCCGGCCGGGTCCGCCAGTCGATCTGGACGCATCCTGTGCGATGTTTGACCGTCAGGGCGAGCTGATCGACACCATCTGGTTCGGCCAGCTCAAAAGCCGCGACGGCAGCGTGGTCCACACCGGCGACAACCGCACCGGCGACGGCGATGGTGACGACGAACAGATCCTAGTTGACCTGAATCAGCTGCCCGCGTCGGTCTCGACCCTAGTTTTCACGGTGAACAGCTTCACGGGCATCACTTTCGAAAAGATCGAGAACGCCACCTGCCGGATCGTGGATCAGGATAATAATGAGGAACTGGCGCGCTACGAGCTGTCCGGCAGCGGGGGCCATACAGCTCAGATCATGGCCAAGATCAGCCGCGCCAGCGGTGCGTGGCAGATGACGGCAATCGGCGAGCGCACCAGCGGTCGTACGATGCATGACCTGATGCCTGCCATCAGAGCGCGGCTCTAG